One window of the Methanobacteriales archaeon HGW-Methanobacteriales-1 genome contains the following:
- a CDS encoding CRISPR-associated protein Cas5: MDYNNIIEMDIWSNFGCFTKPFSNTGGLLTYLIPPKTVVIGMIGAILGYKFDDFSEVEGKRVYKLEELYDIKISVQSLFDLKVKRVVFNSHYGNDKKDMLNVKQDLLLNPKYKLYLSFPEHLKSQEKVFLNNIKSHSTVYNLYMGRNEFPVNYDFKNYLKDTNSIFLNQKNINDFFKEKPRIYGILNRNIVENPQLSTNIEIEVFKRFKNQIKRLASHFEYSIKEYPVRRYDFTSFEYIPLSFYSMDGSTDCYFSKFGLKDDKNVYLNQIGDNKWISLI; the protein is encoded by the coding sequence ATGGATTACAATAACATAATTGAAATGGATATATGGAGTAATTTCGGTTGCTTCACAAAACCATTTTCTAATACAGGAGGACTCCTTACTTATCTTATACCCCCAAAAACAGTTGTTATTGGAATGATTGGGGCAATTTTAGGATACAAATTTGATGATTTTTCTGAAGTTGAAGGTAAAAGAGTCTATAAACTAGAAGAACTTTATGATATAAAAATTTCAGTTCAATCTTTGTTTGATTTAAAAGTAAAGAGAGTAGTATTTAATTCACATTATGGAAATGACAAAAAAGATATGCTGAATGTTAAACAAGATTTACTTCTTAATCCTAAATATAAATTATATTTAAGCTTCCCAGAACATTTAAAAAGTCAAGAAAAAGTTTTTTTAAATAACATAAAAAGTCATTCGACTGTCTATAATTTATACATGGGTAGAAATGAATTTCCAGTTAATTACGACTTTAAAAACTATTTGAAAGATACAAATTCAATTTTTTTAAATCAAAAGAATATAAATGATTTTTTTAAAGAAAAACCACGAATTTATGGAATTTTAAATAGAAACATTGTGGAAAACCCTCAACTATCAACTAATATTGAAATAGAAGTTTTTAAAAGATTTAAAAATCAAATAAAGCGACTTGCAAGCCATTTTGAGTATTCAATAAAAGAATATCCCGTTAGGAGATATGATTTTACAAGCTTTGAGTATATTCCACTATCATTTTATTCCATGGATGGTAGTACAGATTGTTACTTTAGTAAATTTGGATTAAAGGATGATAAAAACGTTTATTTAAATCAAATAGGAGATAATAAATGGATATCTTTGATTTAA
- a CDS encoding CRISPR-associated protein: protein MSETVKNYYQGIYLTETIMGNPNGDFVDNSPRNFDGRVFTTDKCIKYNIRRYIHETVENIDQKENVVFFYPRQSEEVEKCDAKYLTKDTVFKNIFEENFDKLLENSPDVRMFGGTFSFKKDSKQIYGPIQLSYGKDINDAQIKRLQIGAPFADGKDGKQKTTGSEAVVDDAIISYDLTVNPNNYPGLLSQKDLNLFMESLWYGTNLRKTTSKKTDSKLLILIKIKNDKLEGNVKALNLGELKDLIQIENKMERKKLKNPEKVIKVDISALESKLSKYKEYIEKIDIYYDENDLKIQLTPEKFDNLIINYLEPTDLLKK from the coding sequence ATGAGCGAAACTGTAAAAAATTATTATCAAGGAATATATCTTACAGAAACAATAATGGGAAATCCAAACGGCGATTTTGTTGATAACTCCCCTAGAAATTTTGACGGAAGAGTATTTACTACAGATAAATGCATAAAATATAATATTCGTAGGTATATTCATGAAACAGTTGAAAATATCGATCAAAAAGAGAATGTAGTGTTTTTCTATCCTAGACAATCCGAAGAAGTTGAAAAGTGTGACGCAAAGTACTTGACTAAAGATACTGTATTCAAAAATATCTTTGAAGAAAATTTTGATAAACTGTTGGAAAATTCTCCAGATGTTAGGATGTTTGGAGGAACATTTAGCTTTAAGAAAGATTCAAAACAAATTTATGGACCAATCCAATTAAGCTATGGAAAAGATATAAATGATGCTCAGATTAAACGTTTGCAAATAGGAGCTCCTTTTGCAGATGGAAAAGATGGAAAACAAAAAACTACTGGCTCTGAAGCAGTAGTTGATGATGCAATTATTTCTTATGATCTTACTGTAAATCCAAATAACTATCCTGGGCTTTTATCACAAAAAGATTTGAATCTTTTCATGGAATCACTATGGTACGGAACAAATCTCAGGAAAACAACAAGTAAAAAAACTGACTCGAAATTACTCATTTTAATCAAAATTAAGAATGATAAACTAGAAGGAAATGTTAAAGCACTGAATCTTGGAGAACTAAAAGATTTAATCCAAATTGAAAATAAAATGGAAAGAAAGAAACTCAAAAATCCTGAAAAAGTTATAAAAGTTGATATTTCCGCTTTAGAATCTAAATTATCGAAATATAAAGAATATATAGAAAAAATAGACATATATTATGATGAAAATGATTTAAAAATTCAATTAACCCCAGAAAAATTTGATAATCTCATAATTAACTATTTAGAACCTACAGATCTATTGAAAAAGTGA